In Toxotes jaculatrix isolate fToxJac2 chromosome 20, fToxJac2.pri, whole genome shotgun sequence, the following proteins share a genomic window:
- the nphp3 gene encoding nephrocystin-3 isoform X1, which produces MGTASSLVSPGEVIEDGYGGEGGEACEIPVEVKPKARLLRSSFRRGPRVIGASFKSTGSVDLEYAAEYERLRKEYEIFRVSKNNEIASMQKKEAKLDEENKRLRAELQALQKTYQKILREKESALETKYQAMERAATFEHDRDKVKRQFKIFRETKEKEIQDLLRAKRDLEAKLQQLQAQGIQVYDPNDSDSDDNQTTVTAAGTQCEYWTGGVLGSEPSMGSMMQLQQTFRGPEFAHSLIDVEGPFANVSRDDWDAAVASLLQVSPHVPQALWSNTVRCYLIFTQETKAELDIFIKKHSPVLRRMCEGLGHFYLNVCFPEEGAASYAVERKQELERSSVCVLLLKSTVTSSTVEDCEEAFVKNPDGHALVLYLRTEEDRNLTGPTRQLLERVNAADKAAKVKVVDHSGSAEDGADLIYAQLEKVIKQELLGLEGTDADTKDSGIEEGREEDSGDVLWDLHDEQEQIESYQQACSSTTSQLGFQKYIDRLNDMIAAPPPTPPLLVSGGPGSGKSLLLSKWIELQQKQSPNTLFLYHFVGRPLSTSSEPVLIIKRLTVKLLQHFWSISGLSMEPSKILEEFPRWLERLSARHQGNIIIIIDSIDQIQQAERHMKWLIDPLPVNVRVVVSVNVETCPQAWRLWPTLHLDPLSPREVRSVVNAECQSMDLKLTKDQEKRLERHCRSASTCNALYVTLLARMITSSRTCWSQEKSMEQCLQCQDTMSLLRLVLKMTLSSLSTDRERYIMREILCLVCTSHNGVSESEVLDLFPELELPVLSSMLYRLNRLCIVTLRCGLIRFQHLQAWEAVRLEFLGGGSSSATYREKLIHYFSQQLSQDCVTWRVADELPWLLQQQEDRTKLQLSLLNLFVSQNLYKRGHFSELLAYWQYVGKDKSSMASEYFDSLKHYEKSCESEDSMTKLANLYETLGRFLKDLGLPSQAVAPLQRSLEIRETALDPDHPSVARSLHQLAGVYVQWKKYGNAEQLYKQALEISENAYGAEHASVARELESLAMLYQKQNKYEQAEKLRKRSVKIRQKTARQKGHMYGFTLLRRRALQLEELTLGKDSADCAKTLNELGVLYYLQNNLDAAKIFLTRSLEMRQRVLGPDHPDCAQSLNNLAALHTERREYETAEDMYERALDIRKKALSPDHPSLAYTLKHLAMLYKRRGKLEKAVPLYELSLEIREKSFGPKHPSVATALVNLAVIYCQLKKHSDALPLYERALKVYEDSLGRSHPRVGETLKNLAVLSYEEGDFEKAAELYKRAMEIKEAEPSLVCGNAPSRHSSSGDTFSLRGPAPLPHAPR; this is translated from the exons ATGGGCACCGCATCCTCTTTGGTCAGCCCAGGAGAGGTGATTGAGGATGGATATGGGGGTGAAGGTGGGGAAGCCTGTGAGATCCCGGTGGAGGTAAAACCCAAAGCCCGACTCCTGCGCAGTTCCTTTCGCAGAGGACCTCGGGTGATTGGGGCCAGTTTCAAATCCACAGGTTCTGTGGATCTAGAGTATGCTGCAGAGTATGAAAGACTCCGTAAAGAGTATGAAATCTTCCGTGTCAGCAAGAATAACGAAATAGCGTCCATGCAAAAGAAGGAAGCCAAGCTGGATGAGGAGAACAAGAGGCTGAGAGCTGAGCTACAG GCATTGCAGAAAACCTATCAGAAAATCcttagagaaaaagaaagtgctCTTGAGACAAAGTACCAAGCTATGGAGAGGGCTGCCACTTTTGAACATGACAGGGATAAAGTAAAACGACAGTTTAAG ATTTTCCgtgagacaaaagaaaaggaaattcaGGATCTCCTGCGGGCCAAAAGGGACTTGGAGGCTAAGCTGCAACAGCTGCAGGCTCAGGGCATCCAAGTCTATGACCCAAATGATTCTGACTCAGATGACAACCAGACCACTGTCACTG CTGCAGGGACACAGTGTGAGTACTGGACCGGTGGTGTGTTAGGAAGTGAGCCCTCTATGGGTAGCATGATGCAGTTGCAGCAGACCTTCCGAGGACCAGAGTTTGCACACAGTCTGATAGATGTGGAGGGACCCTTTGCAAATGTGAGCAGAG ATGATTGGGATGCTGCAGTCGCCAGTCTGCTTCAGGTCTCCCCACATGTGCCCCAGGCCTTATGGAGTAACACAGTGCGCTGCTACTTAATCTTTACCCAGGAGACCAAAGCTGAGCTGGATATCTTTATTAAG aaacaCTCTCCCGTCTTAAGGAGGATGTGTGAGGGTCTAGGCCATTTCTACCTGAATGTCTGCTTCCCAGAGGAAGGTGCCGCCTCATACGCTGTGGAGCGCAAGCAGGAGCTTGAaaggagctctgtgtgtgtgcttctcctcAAATCTACTGTTACTAG CTCTACAGTGGAGGATTGTGaggaggcttttgtgaagaatCCAGACGGCCATGCACTGGTGCTCTACCTCAGGACTGAAGAAGATCGCAATTTGACTGGACCCACCAGGCAACTACTAGAAAGGGTCAATGCTGCAGACAAGGCTGCTAAAGTCAAG GTGGTGGATCATAGTGGTTCTGCAGAGGATGGAGCTGACCTGATTTATGCTCAGCTAGAGAAAGTCATCAAACAG GAGTTGCTGGGTCTTGAAGGAACAGATGCTGACACTAAGGACTCCGGGATAGAGGAGGGACGTGAGGAAGACTCTGGAGATGTGCTGTGGGACCTGCATGATGAACAGGAGCAGATTGAGTCCTATCAGCAGGCTTGTAGCAGCACCACCTCTCAGTTAGGCTTCCAGAAG TATATAGATCGTTTGAATGATATGATAGCTGCTCCCCCTCCAACCCCTCCTCTTCTGGTGTCTGGTGGTCCAGGCTCAGGGAagtctctcctgctctccaaATG GattgagctgcagcagaagcagtcCCCCAACACCTTGTTCCTCTATCATTTCGTTGGTCGCCCGCTTTCCACAAGCTCAGAGCCTGTTCTCATTATCAAACGCCTCACAGTCAAA CTGCTGCAGCACTTTTGGTCCATTTCTGGCTTGTCCATGGAGCCCAGTAAGATCTTGGAGGAGTTTCCCCGCTGGCTAGAGAGGCTTTCAGCACGCCATCAAggaaacatcatcatcatcattgacTCCATTGACCAAATACAG CAAGCGGAAAGACACATGAAGTGGCTGATCGACCCCCTGCCTGTTAATGTTAGAGTGGTGGTGTCTGTCAATGTTGAGACATGTCCTCAAGCTTGGAG GTTGTGGCCCACACTCCACTTGGACCCGTTAAGTCCCCGAGAGGTCAGGAGTGTTGTCAATGCAGAATGCCAGAGCATGGATCTCAAACTTACTAAGGACCAG GAGAAGAGGCTGGAAAGGCACTGCCGCTCTGCATCAACCTGCAATGCATTGTATGTCACATTGCTGGCAAGGATGATAACCAG CAGCAGAACATGTTGGTCACAGGAGAAGAGCATGGAGCAGTGTCTGCAGTGTCAGGACACCATGTCACTCCTCCGCCTAGTACTCAAGATGACACTGAGCTCcctcagcacagacagagagcgaTACATTATGAGAGAG ATACTGTGCCTTGTATGCACCAGCCATAATGGAGTGAGTGAATCAGAAGTTCTAGACCTTTTCCCAGAGCTTGAGTTACCTGTCCTTTCCTCCATGCTGTACCGCCTGAACAGACTCTGCATTGTAACTCTCCGCTGTGGGCTCATCAGGTTCCAACACCTGCAG GCTTGGGAAGCTGTTAGGTTGGAGTTCCTGGGTGGAGGAAGCAGCTCTGCTACATACAGAGAAAAACTCATCCATTACTTCAGCCAACAACTCAG ccaGGACTGTGTGACATGGCGTGTTGCAGATGAGCTACCCTGgctgctccagcagcaggaggacaggACTAAACTGCAGCTCAGCCTCCTGAACCTGTTTGTCTCCCAAAACCTCTACAAGAG aGGTCATTTCTCTGAGCTGCTGGCCTATTGGCAGTATGTGGGCAAAGACAAAAGCTCAATGGCCAGTGAGTACTTTGACTCCTTGAAACACTACGAGAAGAGCTGTGAGAGTGAAGACAGCATGACCAAGTTGGCAAATTTATATGAGACTTTGGGACGTTTCCTCAAAGACCTGGGCCTTCCAAGTCAG gCTGTAGCCCCTTTACAGAGGTCCCTTGAGATCAGGGAGACAGCCCTGGACCCAGACCATCCAAGCGTAGCTCGCTCCCTGCACCAGCTGGCCGGGGTTTATGTTCAGTGGAAGAAGTATGGTAACGCTGAGCAGCTGTATAAGCAGGCCCTGGAGATAAGTGAGAACGCCTACGGTGCGGAGCATGCCAGCGTGGCACGAGAGCTGGAGTCACTCGCCATGCtctatcaaaaacaaaacaa GTATGAACAAGCAGAGAAACTCAGGAAGAGGTCAGTGAAGATACGTCAGAAAACTGCTCGCCAGAAAGGTCATATG TACGGCTTCACTTTGTTGAGGCGTAGGGCCTTGCAGTTGGAAGAGCTGACCCTGGGGAAAGACTCTGCTGACTGTGCCAAAACACTTAATGAGCTGGGAGTCCTGTACTACCTCCAAAACAACCTGGA TgcagccaaaatttttttgacccgcTCTCTGGAGATGCGTCAGCGTGTCCTTGGTCCAGATCACCCCGACTGTGCTCAGTCCCTCAATAACCTGGCTGCACTGCACACTGAGAGGAGGGAGTATGAGACAGCTGAGGATATGTATGAGAGGGCGCTGGACATCCGCAAGAAAGCTTTGTCCCCAGACCACCCCTCGCTGgcatacacactcaaacacctGGCCATGCTCTATAAACGCaga GGGAAGCTGGAGAAGGCTGTTCCACTGTATGAACTGTCTCTGGAAATCAGGGAAAAAAGCTTTGGGCCCAAACACCCCAGTGTGGCCACAGCACTGGTCAACTTGGCTGTAATATACTGCCAACTG AAGAAGCACAGCGATGCCTTACCTCTTTATGAAAGAGCACTGAAAGTGTACGAGGATAGTTTGGGACGATCACATCCACGAGTTGGAGAGACCCTAAAAAACTTGGCTGTGTTAAG CTATGAAGAAGGTGACTTTGAGAAGGCAGCGGAGCTTTACAAGCGTGCAATGGAGATTAAAGAGGCAGAGCCATCACTTGTGTGTGGAAATGCCCCATCCCGCCATTCCTCCAGTGGGGACACATTCAGCCTGAGGGGACCTGCGCCCCTCCCACATGCCCCAAGGTGA
- the nphp3 gene encoding nephrocystin-3 isoform X2 → MGTASSLVSPGEVIEDGYGGEGGEACEIPVEVKPKARLLRSSFRRGPRVIGASFKSTGSVDLEYAAEYERLRKEYEIFRVSKNNEIASMQKKEAKLDEENKRLRAELQALQKTYQKILREKESALETKYQAMERAATFEHDRDKVKRQFKIFRETKEKEIQDLLRAKRDLEAKLQQLQAQGIQVYDPNDSDSDDNQTTVTAAGTQCEYWTGGVLGSEPSMGSMMQLQQTFRGPEFAHSLIDVEGPFANVSRDDWDAAVASLLQVSPHVPQALWSNTVRCYLIFTQETKAELDIFIKKHSPVLRRMCEGLGHFYLNVCFPEEGAASYAVERKQELERSSVCVLLLKSTVTSSTVEDCEEAFVKNPDGHALVLYLRTEEDRNLTGPTRQLLERVNAADKAAKVKVVDHSGSAEDGADLIYAQLEKVIKQELLGLEGTDADTKDSGIEEGREEDSGDVLWDLHDEQEQIESYQQACSSTTSQLGFQKYIDRLNDMIAAPPPTPPLLVSGGPGSGKSLLLSKWIELQQKQSPNTLFLYHFVGRPLSTSSEPVLIIKRLTVKLLQHFWSISGLSMEPSKILEEFPRWLERLSARHQGNIIIIIDSIDQIQQAERHMKWLIDPLPVNVRVVVSVNVETCPQAWRLWPTLHLDPLSPREVRSVVNAECQSMDLKLTKDQEKRLERHCRSASTCNALYVTLLARMITSRTCWSQEKSMEQCLQCQDTMSLLRLVLKMTLSSLSTDRERYIMREILCLVCTSHNGVSESEVLDLFPELELPVLSSMLYRLNRLCIVTLRCGLIRFQHLQAWEAVRLEFLGGGSSSATYREKLIHYFSQQLSQDCVTWRVADELPWLLQQQEDRTKLQLSLLNLFVSQNLYKRGHFSELLAYWQYVGKDKSSMASEYFDSLKHYEKSCESEDSMTKLANLYETLGRFLKDLGLPSQAVAPLQRSLEIRETALDPDHPSVARSLHQLAGVYVQWKKYGNAEQLYKQALEISENAYGAEHASVARELESLAMLYQKQNKYEQAEKLRKRSVKIRQKTARQKGHMYGFTLLRRRALQLEELTLGKDSADCAKTLNELGVLYYLQNNLDAAKIFLTRSLEMRQRVLGPDHPDCAQSLNNLAALHTERREYETAEDMYERALDIRKKALSPDHPSLAYTLKHLAMLYKRRGKLEKAVPLYELSLEIREKSFGPKHPSVATALVNLAVIYCQLKKHSDALPLYERALKVYEDSLGRSHPRVGETLKNLAVLSYEEGDFEKAAELYKRAMEIKEAEPSLVCGNAPSRHSSSGDTFSLRGPAPLPHAPR, encoded by the exons ATGGGCACCGCATCCTCTTTGGTCAGCCCAGGAGAGGTGATTGAGGATGGATATGGGGGTGAAGGTGGGGAAGCCTGTGAGATCCCGGTGGAGGTAAAACCCAAAGCCCGACTCCTGCGCAGTTCCTTTCGCAGAGGACCTCGGGTGATTGGGGCCAGTTTCAAATCCACAGGTTCTGTGGATCTAGAGTATGCTGCAGAGTATGAAAGACTCCGTAAAGAGTATGAAATCTTCCGTGTCAGCAAGAATAACGAAATAGCGTCCATGCAAAAGAAGGAAGCCAAGCTGGATGAGGAGAACAAGAGGCTGAGAGCTGAGCTACAG GCATTGCAGAAAACCTATCAGAAAATCcttagagaaaaagaaagtgctCTTGAGACAAAGTACCAAGCTATGGAGAGGGCTGCCACTTTTGAACATGACAGGGATAAAGTAAAACGACAGTTTAAG ATTTTCCgtgagacaaaagaaaaggaaattcaGGATCTCCTGCGGGCCAAAAGGGACTTGGAGGCTAAGCTGCAACAGCTGCAGGCTCAGGGCATCCAAGTCTATGACCCAAATGATTCTGACTCAGATGACAACCAGACCACTGTCACTG CTGCAGGGACACAGTGTGAGTACTGGACCGGTGGTGTGTTAGGAAGTGAGCCCTCTATGGGTAGCATGATGCAGTTGCAGCAGACCTTCCGAGGACCAGAGTTTGCACACAGTCTGATAGATGTGGAGGGACCCTTTGCAAATGTGAGCAGAG ATGATTGGGATGCTGCAGTCGCCAGTCTGCTTCAGGTCTCCCCACATGTGCCCCAGGCCTTATGGAGTAACACAGTGCGCTGCTACTTAATCTTTACCCAGGAGACCAAAGCTGAGCTGGATATCTTTATTAAG aaacaCTCTCCCGTCTTAAGGAGGATGTGTGAGGGTCTAGGCCATTTCTACCTGAATGTCTGCTTCCCAGAGGAAGGTGCCGCCTCATACGCTGTGGAGCGCAAGCAGGAGCTTGAaaggagctctgtgtgtgtgcttctcctcAAATCTACTGTTACTAG CTCTACAGTGGAGGATTGTGaggaggcttttgtgaagaatCCAGACGGCCATGCACTGGTGCTCTACCTCAGGACTGAAGAAGATCGCAATTTGACTGGACCCACCAGGCAACTACTAGAAAGGGTCAATGCTGCAGACAAGGCTGCTAAAGTCAAG GTGGTGGATCATAGTGGTTCTGCAGAGGATGGAGCTGACCTGATTTATGCTCAGCTAGAGAAAGTCATCAAACAG GAGTTGCTGGGTCTTGAAGGAACAGATGCTGACACTAAGGACTCCGGGATAGAGGAGGGACGTGAGGAAGACTCTGGAGATGTGCTGTGGGACCTGCATGATGAACAGGAGCAGATTGAGTCCTATCAGCAGGCTTGTAGCAGCACCACCTCTCAGTTAGGCTTCCAGAAG TATATAGATCGTTTGAATGATATGATAGCTGCTCCCCCTCCAACCCCTCCTCTTCTGGTGTCTGGTGGTCCAGGCTCAGGGAagtctctcctgctctccaaATG GattgagctgcagcagaagcagtcCCCCAACACCTTGTTCCTCTATCATTTCGTTGGTCGCCCGCTTTCCACAAGCTCAGAGCCTGTTCTCATTATCAAACGCCTCACAGTCAAA CTGCTGCAGCACTTTTGGTCCATTTCTGGCTTGTCCATGGAGCCCAGTAAGATCTTGGAGGAGTTTCCCCGCTGGCTAGAGAGGCTTTCAGCACGCCATCAAggaaacatcatcatcatcattgacTCCATTGACCAAATACAG CAAGCGGAAAGACACATGAAGTGGCTGATCGACCCCCTGCCTGTTAATGTTAGAGTGGTGGTGTCTGTCAATGTTGAGACATGTCCTCAAGCTTGGAG GTTGTGGCCCACACTCCACTTGGACCCGTTAAGTCCCCGAGAGGTCAGGAGTGTTGTCAATGCAGAATGCCAGAGCATGGATCTCAAACTTACTAAGGACCAG GAGAAGAGGCTGGAAAGGCACTGCCGCTCTGCATCAACCTGCAATGCATTGTATGTCACATTGCTGGCAAGGATGATAACCAG CAGAACATGTTGGTCACAGGAGAAGAGCATGGAGCAGTGTCTGCAGTGTCAGGACACCATGTCACTCCTCCGCCTAGTACTCAAGATGACACTGAGCTCcctcagcacagacagagagcgaTACATTATGAGAGAG ATACTGTGCCTTGTATGCACCAGCCATAATGGAGTGAGTGAATCAGAAGTTCTAGACCTTTTCCCAGAGCTTGAGTTACCTGTCCTTTCCTCCATGCTGTACCGCCTGAACAGACTCTGCATTGTAACTCTCCGCTGTGGGCTCATCAGGTTCCAACACCTGCAG GCTTGGGAAGCTGTTAGGTTGGAGTTCCTGGGTGGAGGAAGCAGCTCTGCTACATACAGAGAAAAACTCATCCATTACTTCAGCCAACAACTCAG ccaGGACTGTGTGACATGGCGTGTTGCAGATGAGCTACCCTGgctgctccagcagcaggaggacaggACTAAACTGCAGCTCAGCCTCCTGAACCTGTTTGTCTCCCAAAACCTCTACAAGAG aGGTCATTTCTCTGAGCTGCTGGCCTATTGGCAGTATGTGGGCAAAGACAAAAGCTCAATGGCCAGTGAGTACTTTGACTCCTTGAAACACTACGAGAAGAGCTGTGAGAGTGAAGACAGCATGACCAAGTTGGCAAATTTATATGAGACTTTGGGACGTTTCCTCAAAGACCTGGGCCTTCCAAGTCAG gCTGTAGCCCCTTTACAGAGGTCCCTTGAGATCAGGGAGACAGCCCTGGACCCAGACCATCCAAGCGTAGCTCGCTCCCTGCACCAGCTGGCCGGGGTTTATGTTCAGTGGAAGAAGTATGGTAACGCTGAGCAGCTGTATAAGCAGGCCCTGGAGATAAGTGAGAACGCCTACGGTGCGGAGCATGCCAGCGTGGCACGAGAGCTGGAGTCACTCGCCATGCtctatcaaaaacaaaacaa GTATGAACAAGCAGAGAAACTCAGGAAGAGGTCAGTGAAGATACGTCAGAAAACTGCTCGCCAGAAAGGTCATATG TACGGCTTCACTTTGTTGAGGCGTAGGGCCTTGCAGTTGGAAGAGCTGACCCTGGGGAAAGACTCTGCTGACTGTGCCAAAACACTTAATGAGCTGGGAGTCCTGTACTACCTCCAAAACAACCTGGA TgcagccaaaatttttttgacccgcTCTCTGGAGATGCGTCAGCGTGTCCTTGGTCCAGATCACCCCGACTGTGCTCAGTCCCTCAATAACCTGGCTGCACTGCACACTGAGAGGAGGGAGTATGAGACAGCTGAGGATATGTATGAGAGGGCGCTGGACATCCGCAAGAAAGCTTTGTCCCCAGACCACCCCTCGCTGgcatacacactcaaacacctGGCCATGCTCTATAAACGCaga GGGAAGCTGGAGAAGGCTGTTCCACTGTATGAACTGTCTCTGGAAATCAGGGAAAAAAGCTTTGGGCCCAAACACCCCAGTGTGGCCACAGCACTGGTCAACTTGGCTGTAATATACTGCCAACTG AAGAAGCACAGCGATGCCTTACCTCTTTATGAAAGAGCACTGAAAGTGTACGAGGATAGTTTGGGACGATCACATCCACGAGTTGGAGAGACCCTAAAAAACTTGGCTGTGTTAAG CTATGAAGAAGGTGACTTTGAGAAGGCAGCGGAGCTTTACAAGCGTGCAATGGAGATTAAAGAGGCAGAGCCATCACTTGTGTGTGGAAATGCCCCATCCCGCCATTCCTCCAGTGGGGACACATTCAGCCTGAGGGGACCTGCGCCCCTCCCACATGCCCCAAGGTGA
- the uba5 gene encoding ubiquitin-like modifier-activating enzyme 5, which produces MATVEELKLRVRELENELIKCKQKQCAMEDALHRPKIDKMSAEVVDSNPYSRLMALKRMGIVDDYEKIRTFTVAVVGVGGVGSVTAEMLTRCGIGKLLLFDYDKVELANMNRLFFQPHQAGLSKVEAAEHTLRNINPDVSFETHNYNITTMENFTHFMDRISHGGLKEGMPVDLVLSCVDNFEARMAINTACNELGQIWMESGVSENAVSGHIQLIIPGETACFACAPPLVVAANIDEKTLKREGVCAASLPTTMGVVAGILVQNVLKYLLKFGTVSYYLGYNAMQDFFPTMAMKANLQCNDRHCRRQQEEYKKKEAERPKVEVVEVEEEVVHEDNEWGIELVSEVTDAELQAATGTVPDLPEGITVAYTIPAEDTVGGETVGETEQSLEDLMAQMRKL; this is translated from the exons aTGGCGACCGTAGAGGAGCTGAAGCTTCGGGTGAGAGAGCTGGAAAATGAATTGATAAAGTGTAAGCAGAAGCAGTGTGCCATGGAGGATGCACTGCACAGACCGAAAATTGACAAAATGAGCGCAGAAGTTGTGGATTCCAACCCATACAG TCGTCTAATGGCTTTAAAGAGAATGGGCATCGTGGATGATTATGAG aaaaTCCGGACATTCACAGTCGCTGTGGTTGGTGTTGGCGGAGTTGGCAGTGTGACCGCCGAAATGCTCACTAGATGTGGCATTGGTAAG ctgctcctctttgACTATGATAAAGTAGAGCTGGCCAATATGAACCGACTATTCTTCCAGCCTCACCAGGCAGGCCTCAGTAAAGTGgaagcagcagaacacacactcag AAACATCAATCCAGATGTGTCATTCGAGACCCACAACTACAATATTACCACCATGGAGAATTTTACACATTTCATGGATCGCATCAG TCATGGAGGGCTGAAAGAAGGGATGCCGGTGGATTTGGTTCTGAGCTGTGTGGACAACTTTGAGGCCAGAATGGCCATTAATACA GCATGTAATGAACTAGGTCAGATCTGGATGGAGTCTGGTGTCAGTGAGAATGCTGTGTCAGGACACATTCAGCTCATCATTCCTGGAGAAACAGCCTGCTTTGCT TGTGCTCCTCCCCTGGTGGTGGCCGCTAACATCGATGAGAAGACCCTAAagagggagggtgtgtgtgctgCCAGCTTACCAACAACCATGGGCGTGGTCGCAGGCATCCTGGtccaaaatgtcctcaa GTATCTGTTAAAATTCGGTACTGTCAGTTATTATCTTGGCTACAATGCCATGCAGGACTTCTTTCCCACCATGGCCATGAAAGCCAACCTCCAGTGTAACGACCGCCATTGTAGGAGACAACAGGAGGAGTATAAG aagaaagaagcagagcGACCTAAGGTGGAAGTTGtagaggtagaggaggaggtCGTACATGAAGACAATGAGTGGG GTATTGAACTAGTATCAGAGGTGACTGATGCAGAGTTACAGGCTGCAACAGGTACTGTGCCTGACCTCCCAGAAGGCATCACTGTGGCATACACCATTCCAGCTGAG GATACAGTCGGTGGAGAGACAGTGGGGGAGACTGAACAGAGCCTAGAAGACTTGATGGCTCAGATGAGAAAGTTGTAA